The genomic window CAACTTCAACAATCCCCTCTTCTCCAAGTACTGCGTAATCTCTGCCACCGCATCCTCGACGCTCTTCTGATCACTCCTGATGTAGATCTCCGGGTTCTCAGGCGCCTCGTACGGGCTGCTGATACCGGTGAACTCTGGGATCTTACCCGCACGAGCGAGCTTGTAGAGACCCTTGGGGTCACGCGCTTCAGCGACCTCAAGCGGCAGGTCAACGAAGACTTCGATGAACTCGAGCGGTGCATCATTGCCCTTGACTTCGGCGTGCAGATCACGCGCAGTCTTGCGGTCGGCAGCGAAGGGCGAGATGAAGGATGTGATGGCGATTGTGGAGGAGTCAGCGAAGAGCTTTGCGACCTGTGATCCGCATGTTAGCACCAGATGTAACCTCTGCGCTTCCAGCGCTGGCTGAGAGTAGCTCGTGGAGACAGAAAACACACCTCCGCGATACGCCTGATGTTCTCGTTGCGGTCCTTCTCGCTGAATCCGAGGTCTTTGTTCA from Ascochyta rabiei chromosome 2, complete sequence includes these protein-coding regions:
- a CDS encoding Adenylyl-sulfate kinase yields the protein MATNITWHPSLSRAERNTFRKQPGFTIWFTGLSASGKSTIATALEQHLLHLGFAAYRLDGDNVRFGLNKDLGFSEKDRNENIRRIAEVAKLFADSSTIAITSFISPFAADRKTARDLHAEVKGNDAPLEFIEVFVDLPLEVAEARDPKGLYKLARAGKIPEFTGISSPYEAPENPEIYIRSDQKSVEDAVAEITQYLEKRGLLKLAQ